In Bacillus sp. S3, the sequence TTTGATGAAATTTTGCTCATTAAGGATGAAGCAGCCCAAGTGATGGCACGCCGCCTTGCCGCAGAAGAGGGGATCTTTGTAGGGGCATCAGGAGCATCATCGGCCCATTTCGCAGTCGAAATAGCAAAAAATCTGCCAACATCAAGCAGAGTCCTTTGTATCGCGCCAGACACCGGAGAACGCTACCTGTCTTCGGATTTATTTCCAAGTTAGGAAACGTGGAAACGGTCCTTGTGGCTTTTATTATCTTCACAAAAAGCCACGAGAACCGTTTCTTATCGTATCTTATGTTATCTAAGCACCCCATCTGGATCGACCAACCCAGAAAAAGCCCATGTTTTCCCTTGATCCTGAGAGGTAAACTTTGCTAGTACCTTTCCGCCAAGGTAATCGCCTTGTGGACCTTGATTCACTAATATAGTTCCTTCCGTTCCTTGAAAGGTTGGAATCTCCGCAATGGTGAAGTAGCGTCGATATTCTTCCGGTATTGGAACCTCTACGCGTTCCCAGTTTGCTCCACCATCAGTAGTCCGATATAGGTTTGGCATTGGAGGCTGTTCTTCCAACCGATATTCACCAAAGGAAATAAAACCTAATTGGTCACTAATAAACCCTCCATCTGTCACTAATGCATGAGTATCATCCACTGAACCAGCATTATACCATGATTGACCACCATCGTTGGTTTTAAATACAAAGTGTGCTTCCGAACTCATTGTTTTATCACCTGTAATAATCAGATAACCATCTTTGTCAGACGTAAACCCGAGTTTTAGCATGCGTAAAAACGGCAGCTGATCCGACACCAACGACTCCTTCCAAGACTTGCCTTTATCCGTACTAACTAGGACCCGTGTCCCTTTGTTAAGGACAAACGCTGTGATTTCCGGTGTAATCACATAGCCGCCATCACCTAATTGTTGTTCAGCGCTGTTGGATTCGCTGAAAAATAATTCTTCGATTGCAACGGGAACCTCCCGCCAGTTTTTCCCGTTATCATACGTGACCCTAAGATTTTGATCCTTAATTTCATAGCGGATGCTTTCCGATGGTTTCTCTATTCCCGCTTTCTTTTGATATTCTTTCCACGATTCAACGGGCGGCAGACCAATTTGTGTATCGGTTGTTCTTTCAATGTTTGTTAAGGTGTACGTTAAGTTCTCTTCCTTATTGATTGTTAGTTTCCAAACGATGGTAGGAACAACTTTATCCTCCTGCATCTTTCCCCAACCATAATCGATTGCTGGTGTTCTTTCGGGTATCTGAACTTGAAAAACGACCGCAACGACAAAAGAGTTTTCATCTCCCGATAACTTAGTAAATCTAGTAAAGGCCGGATTGACGATCGTTCCCTCGCTCTCTAAACTTTTCATGAAATCAAACCAAATTCGATAAGCAATAGTTTCCGGTTTTTGATCAAATTCTTCTACTTGAAGTGTGTAGGGGAGTTTACTGTTGATATCTGCCTTTTTTATTTCGACTGGTTTAGGAATGGGATTATCTTAATCCCCTTTCCCCATTTGAAAGATTAGGAAGAAAATGATTAATACTGAAAGGGGTATGAGTAATCCACTTAGCGTTTTTGTCATTTAAATCATCCTTCATTCAAAATATATACGTTTTATTTATTTACTTAGAGAGGAACTCCTCTTCAGAAAAAAACGGTTTTCATTTCAATCCGGCTACCAAACTGGTATATGTAGTATTTTTTCAATTTACATAATGTAGAAGGATTATTAGGAAATTGCGAATATATGTTCCTATTTTAAGGAGGATATGATATACTTGAAGTACAATAGAATAGGATTTCTCAAGGGTGGTCGGTACACTCCCAAACGGAAGGGGGTGATGCTGAATGACAGTGTTTGAATCATTAATGCTCGCGATTGGTTTTGCCAGTCTAATCGTAACCATACTGTCATTTAAATCAAAAAAATAATCCACCCTTGAGTTAACGGCTCAGGTGGATTATTCTGCCCAAAAAGCCGACCCCTCCAGAGGGACCGTCTATTGTTGACCGGACATGTTCCAGCATGTTCGGTCTTTTTACTTTATTCAATACTTACTCATATTATAACCGATGATAGGGAAAAAGAAACTATTTTAACCTCATTTTGATTAATATTACTAAGAGCCCATAGGGCTGTTCTTATAGTCGATATTATTCCAAATAAAAACCACGAGAACCGTCACTAAGGGATCAAGGTTGTAAAAAGGCGTTATAAATGATACACTTTTTTTTTGGCATTTGGTATAAAAAATGGCCAATTTTATTAGAAAGAAGGGACGTTGTTCCCAATCGGGACAACACAAACATGAAAATTATCATTATCATTTTGCAAATATGTATATTATATATCTTTTCCTTCGTTGGAACTGTTATTCATAACTTTTTTCACTTAGTCATTCCTGGCAGTATAATAGGACTC encodes:
- a CDS encoding WD40/YVTN/BNR-like repeat-containing protein, producing MKSLESEGTIVNPAFTRFTKLSGDENSFVVAVVFQVQIPERTPAIDYGWGKMQEDKVVPTIVWKLTINKEENLTYTLTNIERTTDTQIGLPPVESWKEYQKKAGIEKPSESIRYEIKDQNLRVTYDNGKNWREVPVAIEELFFSESNSAEQQLGDGGYVITPEITAFVLNKGTRVLVSTDKGKSWKESLVSDQLPFLRMLKLGFTSDKDGYLIITGDKTMSSEAHFVFKTNDGGQSWYNAGSVDDTHALVTDGGFISDQLGFISFGEYRLEEQPPMPNLYRTTDGGANWERVEVPIPEEYRRYFTIAEIPTFQGTEGTILVNQGPQGDYLGGKVLAKFTSQDQGKTWAFSGLVDPDGVLR
- a CDS encoding putative holin-like toxin; the protein is MTVFESLMLAIGFASLIVTILSFKSKK